From a single Mesorhizobium shangrilense genomic region:
- the gor gene encoding glutathione-disulfide reductase, protein MAGYDYDLFVIGGGSGGVRAARVAAALGKRVGIAEEYRYGGTCVIRGCVPKKLYVYASQFPEHFADAAGYGWTVPEASFDWPTLVANKDREISRLEAIYKKNVQGAGGETFHSRAMIVDPHVVHLLGDDRTVTADQILIATGGRPAAHPALPGHEHCIYSNEAFDLKQLPKAIMIEGGGYIAVEFANIFHGLGVDTTLVYRGKEILSRFDMDLRRMLHDTMEKKGIRILTHAVSEWVRKRPDGRLDALVTGGTVLTVDQVMLAIGRIPNTENMGLEGVGIEMTSTGAIKVDEYSRTNLENVWAIGDVTNRVQLTPVAIHEAMCFIETAFKGNPTAPDHETIATAVFSQPEIGTVGLSEDDAIRRFSDIEIYRATFRPMRHTLSGRDEKMLVKLVVDGASRKVLGAHILGPDAGEMAQLLGIPLKAGLTKDDFDRTMAVHPTAAEELVTMYKPTYRVKDGQRVD, encoded by the coding sequence ATGGCCGGTTACGACTACGATCTTTTCGTCATCGGCGGCGGCTCGGGCGGGGTGAGGGCGGCGCGCGTCGCCGCCGCGCTCGGCAAGCGCGTCGGCATCGCCGAGGAATATCGCTATGGCGGCACCTGCGTCATCCGCGGCTGTGTGCCGAAGAAGCTCTACGTCTATGCCTCGCAATTTCCGGAGCATTTTGCCGATGCAGCCGGCTATGGCTGGACAGTGCCGGAAGCCAGTTTCGACTGGCCGACCCTGGTCGCCAACAAGGATCGCGAGATCAGCCGACTGGAGGCCATCTACAAGAAGAATGTGCAGGGCGCCGGCGGCGAGACCTTTCATTCACGCGCCATGATCGTCGACCCGCACGTGGTACATCTCCTGGGCGATGACCGCACCGTCACCGCCGACCAGATCCTGATCGCAACCGGTGGCCGGCCGGCAGCTCATCCAGCGCTGCCTGGCCACGAACATTGCATCTATTCCAACGAGGCTTTCGATCTCAAGCAGCTCCCGAAGGCGATCATGATCGAAGGCGGCGGCTACATTGCCGTGGAGTTCGCCAACATATTCCATGGTCTGGGTGTCGACACCACGCTGGTCTATCGCGGCAAGGAGATCCTCAGCCGTTTCGACATGGATCTGCGGCGCATGCTGCACGATACGATGGAAAAGAAGGGGATAAGGATCCTGACCCACGCAGTGTCCGAGTGGGTCAGGAAACGGCCGGATGGCCGGCTCGACGCACTCGTCACCGGCGGCACGGTGCTGACCGTCGATCAGGTCATGCTCGCCATCGGCCGTATCCCCAACACCGAGAACATGGGCCTGGAAGGCGTCGGCATCGAGATGACCAGCACCGGCGCCATAAAAGTCGACGAGTATTCCCGTACCAATCTCGAGAATGTCTGGGCGATCGGCGACGTCACCAATCGCGTGCAATTGACACCGGTGGCCATCCACGAGGCCATGTGTTTCATCGAGACCGCCTTCAAGGGCAATCCGACCGCACCGGATCACGAGACCATCGCCACGGCTGTCTTCTCACAGCCCGAGATCGGCACGGTCGGCTTGTCGGAGGACGATGCCATCAGGCGCTTTTCCGACATCGAGATCTACCGCGCGACGTTCCGGCCAATGCGGCACACATTGTCCGGTCGCGATGAAAAGATGCTGGTGAAACTGGTGGTCGACGGCGCTTCGAGAAAGGTACTGGGCGCCCATATTCTGGGACCGGATGCCGGCGAAATGGCGCAGCTCCTTGGCATCCCGTTGAAGGCGGGGCTCACCAAGGACGACTTCGACCGCACCATGGCCGTGCATCCGACGGCTGCCGAGGAACTCGTGACCATGTACAAGCCGACCTACCGGGTGAAAGACGGCCAGCGGGTTGATTGA
- a CDS encoding DsbA family oxidoreductase, whose product MSELNSITVDVVSDVVCPWCFIGQKRLDKAIASVGDVEIHIRWRPFQLDPTIPPQGQDRREYMMAKFGSAQRIREIHARIEPLGEAEGISFAFDAIKVAPNTLDAHRLIRWAGAVGEDVQNRLVRRLFQLNFEEGANLGDHGVLTEAAREAGMDASVVETLLPTDADVDSVRTEIATASRMGITGVPCFLLEGKYAVMGAQDADTLADAIRQVAAAKAKGELERVD is encoded by the coding sequence ATGAGCGAGCTGAACTCCATCACCGTCGATGTGGTGTCCGATGTCGTCTGCCCCTGGTGTTTCATTGGCCAGAAGCGGCTGGACAAGGCGATTGCGTCGGTTGGCGACGTCGAGATTCACATACGCTGGCGGCCGTTCCAGCTTGATCCCACGATCCCGCCCCAAGGGCAGGATCGTCGCGAATATATGATGGCCAAGTTCGGCAGCGCGCAACGCATCCGCGAGATTCATGCCCGGATCGAACCGCTGGGCGAAGCCGAAGGCATTTCATTCGCCTTTGACGCGATCAAGGTCGCTCCCAACACGCTGGATGCGCACCGCCTGATCCGCTGGGCCGGGGCTGTCGGAGAAGATGTGCAGAACCGGTTGGTAAGACGCCTGTTCCAGCTGAATTTCGAGGAGGGCGCCAATCTCGGCGACCACGGTGTGCTGACAGAAGCCGCTCGTGAGGCCGGCATGGATGCGTCGGTGGTCGAAACACTTCTGCCGACGGACGCCGATGTCGATTCTGTCCGGACTGAAATCGCCACGGCTTCACGCATGGGCATCACCGGTGTGCCCTGCTTCCTGCTCGAAGGAAAATACGCGGTCATGGGCGCACAGGACGCCGATACCCTGGCCGATGCCATCCGTCAGGTCGCCGCTGCCAAGGCAAAAGGCGAGTTGGAACGCGTGGACTGA
- a CDS encoding UbiH/UbiF family hydroxylase, with product MEHNETGRILVAGTGPAGLIAALGFAAAGFPVTLVGTEASVQDSRTTALMNPALKVLERIGVLDGLRPMAAPLKVMRIVDATTRLIRSPVVTFRASEIDEEQFGLNLPNSALYPALVEAVAAHSGIEWRKSLVETWHLDAGHVQATLSDASETSASLAVAADGRMSPAREAAGISTSARSYPQAALVLNFGHRGDHGFTSTEFHTETGPFTQVPLPGNRSSLVWVVRPETARELAALDDLTLSTRVEQRMQSVLGRVSVEPGMQIYPLSTVTPRRFARDRVALVGEAAHVFPPIGAQGLNLGIRDIDDLIGIACENRTDPGAAKALATYDFKRRPDILARSSAVNLLNMSLLSDMLPAQVARSAGLGMLGGFSPLRAFFMREGLRTGSGFAALSGGLRKQVKR from the coding sequence TTGGAGCACAACGAAACAGGGCGGATATTGGTGGCCGGTACAGGGCCAGCAGGGTTAATCGCGGCGCTTGGCTTCGCGGCAGCCGGGTTTCCGGTCACACTCGTTGGAACGGAGGCCAGCGTCCAGGACAGTCGCACCACCGCCCTGATGAACCCTGCCCTGAAGGTGCTCGAGCGAATAGGCGTCCTCGATGGGCTAAGGCCGATGGCCGCGCCCCTGAAGGTGATGCGCATTGTCGACGCGACCACCCGGCTGATCCGCAGTCCGGTTGTCACGTTTCGCGCCAGTGAAATCGACGAGGAGCAGTTCGGGCTGAATTTGCCCAACAGCGCGCTCTATCCTGCGCTCGTTGAGGCTGTCGCCGCGCATTCCGGGATAGAGTGGCGAAAATCATTGGTGGAAACCTGGCATCTCGACGCCGGACACGTGCAAGCGACTCTGTCTGACGCAAGCGAGACTTCGGCATCGCTGGCGGTTGCCGCCGACGGACGGATGTCGCCGGCCCGCGAGGCTGCAGGCATCTCCACGTCCGCCCGGTCCTATCCGCAGGCAGCCCTGGTCCTCAATTTCGGACATCGCGGCGATCACGGCTTCACGTCGACCGAGTTCCACACCGAGACCGGTCCTTTCACGCAAGTTCCCCTGCCCGGCAATCGTTCAAGCCTCGTCTGGGTCGTGAGGCCGGAAACCGCCCGGGAACTCGCGGCGCTGGATGACCTCACCCTGTCGACACGGGTCGAACAGCGCATGCAGTCGGTGCTGGGGCGGGTATCTGTCGAGCCCGGCATGCAGATCTATCCGCTTTCGACTGTTACGCCCCGGCGCTTTGCCCGGGATCGGGTGGCGCTTGTCGGCGAAGCCGCCCACGTCTTCCCACCGATTGGTGCGCAAGGCCTTAATCTCGGCATCAGGGATATTGATGATCTAATTGGAATTGCTTGCGAAAATCGAACTGACCCAGGTGCCGCGAAGGCCTTGGCCACCTACGATTTCAAGCGCCGGCCAGATATTCTGGCACGCAGCAGCGCGGTCAACCTGCTCAACATGTCGCTGCTCTCCGACATGCTGCCGGCCCAGGTTGCGCGCAGCGCCGGTCTTGGTATGCTCGGCGGCTTCTCACCGCTTCGCGCCTTCTTCATGCGCGAGGGCCTGCGGACTGGCAGCGGTTTTGCAGCGCTCTCGGGTGGCCTGAGGAAACAGGTCAAGCGATAG
- a CDS encoding ABC transporter ATP-binding protein/permease: MRTFWGLMRAYWLSDRWKEAWTLTLVIAALTALSSKADVWFTRASAELMNSISFFHDAANVTPVQTLLGNAALLVFLVVLKDAGITGIRNLVSTTLHRKWRGWVNGRFNDALLDGNHTHFHAQHGSPAAAAPDNIDQRVQESIKDMTAGAIGLAMGAFGVATALYFLGGELLRNSVAVKGLDFLGDYGTAVLALIAVALYVPFNTWIAVKLGGMLERLNIRMQKAEGSYRGELTTFLRRSFHVAASKGEVVQKSMHNRLYDDIDTTWSCLNIINTIYMGFELVYNFVGARIVAYGPGLVPFIHNGLDLKGYLTGSEQINALIQRCSYFIHVMPAIATLRANSQRVTELANAIENVQHPQEFYSQTGRSDFRYDRQNPVFGLTIQKLELTHQGEDATPFLSAANLRFRRGEWTFLKGESGCGKTSLIKAINGLWPYGRGTIVFPDGARSFYAAQEVKLQQVSLKQLVCLPGTENDHSDAQVASALYKAGLGDFISHMADESRDGKIWDQILSGGQKQKLVVARIVLQQPGLLFLDEATGALDPEGKIAFHQAIRDNCPDVTVISVMHEAVAPRSLAGAEFYHSVVTIADGIATKRPLVPNLPVELTTILAHPKPVEERWLKFPRRMKQK, translated from the coding sequence ATGCGGACCTTCTGGGGACTGATGCGGGCCTACTGGCTCTCCGACCGGTGGAAGGAAGCCTGGACGCTGACACTGGTGATCGCGGCGCTGACTGCGCTCTCCAGCAAGGCCGATGTCTGGTTCACCAGAGCGTCGGCGGAGTTGATGAACTCGATCAGCTTTTTCCACGACGCGGCGAATGTAACCCCGGTCCAGACGCTGCTTGGTAACGCCGCCCTCCTCGTTTTCCTGGTTGTGCTGAAGGACGCGGGTATTACGGGGATCCGCAACCTTGTGTCGACCACCCTGCATCGCAAATGGCGCGGCTGGGTGAATGGCCGCTTCAACGACGCGCTGCTCGATGGCAATCACACCCATTTCCACGCGCAACATGGGTCGCCCGCGGCGGCGGCGCCTGACAACATCGACCAGCGCGTCCAGGAATCGATCAAGGACATGACCGCTGGCGCGATCGGCCTGGCCATGGGGGCCTTTGGCGTTGCCACGGCGCTATATTTCCTCGGCGGGGAATTGTTGCGGAACTCTGTTGCCGTCAAGGGGCTCGATTTCCTGGGCGATTATGGCACAGCCGTTCTGGCCTTGATCGCGGTTGCGCTCTACGTGCCATTCAATACCTGGATCGCTGTCAAACTGGGCGGCATGCTCGAGCGATTGAACATCAGGATGCAAAAGGCCGAGGGCAGCTACCGTGGCGAGCTGACGACCTTTCTGCGTCGGAGCTTCCATGTCGCGGCCTCGAAAGGTGAGGTCGTCCAGAAGTCGATGCACAATCGGCTCTACGACGATATCGACACCACGTGGTCATGCCTCAACATCATCAACACAATCTATATGGGCTTCGAGCTGGTCTACAATTTCGTCGGCGCCCGGATCGTTGCCTACGGCCCCGGGCTTGTGCCGTTCATTCACAACGGCCTCGATCTGAAGGGTTACCTGACTGGTTCCGAACAGATCAACGCGCTGATCCAGCGCTGCTCATACTTCATCCACGTGATGCCAGCCATCGCCACGCTGCGTGCCAACAGCCAGCGCGTCACCGAACTGGCCAATGCAATCGAGAACGTCCAGCATCCGCAGGAGTTCTACAGCCAGACCGGCCGCTCCGATTTCCGCTATGATCGTCAGAACCCGGTTTTCGGCCTGACCATCCAGAAGCTCGAACTGACGCATCAGGGCGAGGACGCGACACCGTTCCTGAGTGCCGCGAACCTGCGCTTCCGTCGCGGCGAGTGGACCTTCCTGAAGGGCGAATCGGGCTGCGGCAAGACCTCGCTGATCAAGGCGATCAATGGCCTTTGGCCCTATGGTCGGGGCACCATCGTCTTCCCGGACGGCGCCCGAAGCTTTTACGCCGCCCAGGAAGTGAAGCTGCAGCAGGTTTCGCTGAAGCAGCTGGTCTGCCTGCCAGGCACCGAAAACGACCATTCCGATGCACAGGTCGCTTCGGCATTGTACAAGGCCGGTCTTGGCGACTTCATCTCGCACATGGCCGATGAAAGTCGCGACGGCAAGATCTGGGATCAGATCCTGTCGGGCGGTCAGAAGCAGAAGCTGGTCGTTGCCCGCATTGTGCTGCAGCAGCCGGGTCTGTTGTTCCTCGACGAGGCAACCGGCGCGCTCGATCCAGAAGGCAAGATCGCGTTCCATCAAGCGATCAGGGACAACTGTCCGGACGTGACGGTGATCAGCGTGATGCATGAAGCCGTGGCGCCAAGATCGCTTGCAGGCGCCGAGTTCTACCACAGCGTGGTCACCATCGCGGACGGGATTGCAACCAAGAGACCATTGGTTCCGAACCTGCCGGTCGAGCTCACCACAATCCTCGCGCATCCGAAGCCCGTTGAGGAAAGATGGCTCAAATTTCCTCGCCGGATGAAGCAGAAGTAA
- a CDS encoding DUF2182 domain-containing protein: protein MSSHPDDFSHLDRAGRAMANVARNPQITANVTIGAGIALAWLLLGAMAIRGAESRLPGVDAPGDAVLRHLPRLPLPDVLERFFGLCLAPLPVGANAGQQTVALVLMWFLMAIATMLPSAAPMIRTYCEIADTARIKGEPVVHPLVLVAGYLSVWFVASVAFAALTLAVHAFASTAQILDPAVGIAGSLALLIAGLYQFSGLKEACLNKCKNPFSILFSNWSARPLRIFRLGMVQGVWCLGCCWALMLVMFAVGVMNIFWMAVIGLFTLIEKQTASRLPTRLAGAILLVWAAALLVVSA, encoded by the coding sequence ATGAGCAGCCACCCAGACGATTTCAGCCACCTCGACCGAGCCGGCCGCGCCATGGCAAACGTCGCGCGCAATCCGCAAATCACTGCGAACGTCACCATTGGGGCGGGCATTGCGCTGGCCTGGTTGCTGCTCGGCGCGATGGCGATTCGCGGTGCGGAGAGCAGGCTGCCGGGCGTCGATGCTCCTGGAGATGCTGTGCTCAGACACCTTCCGCGCTTGCCGCTGCCGGACGTTCTCGAACGGTTCTTTGGCCTCTGCCTTGCGCCATTGCCGGTTGGCGCGAATGCCGGTCAACAAACAGTCGCGCTGGTCTTGATGTGGTTCCTGATGGCGATAGCCACGATGCTGCCGTCGGCCGCACCGATGATCCGCACCTATTGCGAGATCGCCGACACGGCCCGCATCAAGGGTGAGCCGGTCGTCCATCCGCTGGTGCTGGTCGCGGGGTATCTGAGCGTCTGGTTTGTGGCTTCCGTGGCGTTCGCGGCCTTGACGCTCGCGGTCCATGCATTCGCCTCAACCGCGCAGATTCTCGATCCGGCGGTGGGCATTGCCGGCTCCCTGGCATTGCTGATTGCCGGCCTCTACCAGTTCAGCGGCCTCAAGGAAGCCTGCCTCAACAAGTGCAAAAACCCGTTCTCGATCCTGTTCTCCAACTGGAGCGCAAGACCTCTCCGCATTTTCCGTCTTGGCATGGTGCAAGGCGTATGGTGTCTCGGCTGTTGCTGGGCGCTGATGCTGGTGATGTTCGCGGTTGGGGTGATGAACATATTCTGGATGGCTGTCATCGGGCTGTTCACCTTGATCGAAAAACAAACCGCAAGCAGGCTTCCAACGCGATTGGCCGGTGCGATACTGCTTGTCTGGGCAGCCGCGCTGCTAGTAGTCTCGGCTTGA
- the hspQ gene encoding heat shock protein HspQ, which translates to MKTAKFSIGQVVRHRLFPFRGIIFDVDPEFANTDEWYEAIPADVRPRKDQPFYHLLAENSETEYIAYVSEQNLLEDRSGEPVRHPQIGEMFDKMADGHYEPKRQSRH; encoded by the coding sequence ATGAAAACAGCCAAATTCTCGATCGGACAGGTGGTTCGCCACCGGCTGTTTCCATTCCGCGGCATCATTTTCGACGTCGACCCGGAATTCGCCAACACCGACGAATGGTACGAGGCGATACCGGCCGATGTTCGTCCGCGCAAGGATCAGCCCTTCTACCATCTGCTGGCCGAGAACTCGGAGACCGAATACATCGCCTATGTCTCGGAGCAGAACCTGCTTGAGGATCGGTCCGGCGAGCCGGTCCGGCACCCGCAGATCGGCGAAATGTTCGACAAGATGGCGGACGGACACTACGAGCCGAAACGCCAATCCAGGCACTAA
- a CDS encoding invasion associated locus B family protein, translating into MTSLKSNAYRLSVMAAGVVGFLGAELPAASAQQQPQIPQGWFKACTKQEDVDICNVQNIVTAGNGQLVTGVSLIELKGKVNRKVFQVTVPTGRLIPPGIGLQIDTGKAQKLDYVICFPDRCVAEVPLTDPLVASFKKGQAITLTSINFQNQANPIKIALQGFSGAYDGPALQQSDIEDRQKKLQDFVAKNNQDFAKKLKDEQDKAKTAN; encoded by the coding sequence ATGACGAGCCTGAAGAGCAACGCATACCGCCTTTCGGTCATGGCCGCTGGCGTGGTCGGCTTTCTGGGCGCCGAACTTCCCGCTGCTTCCGCACAGCAGCAGCCACAGATCCCGCAAGGCTGGTTCAAGGCCTGCACCAAGCAGGAAGACGTCGACATCTGCAACGTCCAGAACATCGTCACTGCCGGCAACGGCCAACTCGTCACCGGTGTCAGCCTGATCGAACTGAAGGGCAAGGTGAACCGCAAGGTGTTCCAGGTGACGGTTCCGACCGGCCGCCTGATTCCTCCCGGCATCGGCCTGCAGATCGACACCGGCAAGGCGCAGAAGCTCGACTATGTGATCTGCTTCCCGGATCGGTGCGTGGCGGAAGTGCCGTTGACCGACCCGCTTGTCGCGTCCTTCAAGAAGGGACAGGCGATCACACTGACCTCGATCAATTTCCAGAACCAGGCCAACCCGATCAAGATCGCGCTGCAAGGCTTCAGCGGCGCCTATGACGGCCCGGCGCTGCAGCAGTCGGACATCGAAGACCGGCAGAAGAAGCTCCAGGATTTCGTGGCCAAGAACAACCAGGACTTCGCCAAGAAGCTGAAGGACGAGCAGGACAAGGCGAAGACTGCCAACTGA
- a CDS encoding extracellular solute-binding protein: protein MGRVLVGLITAISFVFFSLQPAVSEPKHGIAMQGEPALPPDYQHFDYVNPDAPKGGNITYCVVGSFDNLNPFILKSLRTTARGMMDTIFGNLVFEPLMQRNADEPFALYGLLADTADMDPERKTIEFHLDPKAKWSDGQPVTPEDVLFTYEVYTDKGRPPYSERMARVAKLEKTGDHSVRFTFNDKADREFPLIIALTPIIPKHAFDKDTFDKTTLKPLIGSGAYTIAQVSPGQRIVFKRNPDYWGKDIPSKRGFDNYDQITIEYFLNANAKLEAFKKGICAVNDDSDPVKRERDLDFPAFHKGEVIAETFDTGIPPVVTGFLFNTRLQKFSNPVVRRALGMLYDFEWANKNLFGGKYTRTMSYWQNSELSALGHPADEREKALLAPYPGRVPPDVMDGTYRPPVTDGSGQDRKILKTAFDLLKSVGYRVQNGVMLDPQGQPFGFEILTSSQDEERLAGIYQRTLEKIGINVTIRSLDGDQIQSRKQRFDFEVLVGASGFNNSLSPGIEQIGRWGSSAARAEGSFNLAGVADPAVDAAIEAMLRAREKPDYVAAVRVLDRLLISGNYMVPMQYNTQQWIAYWNYLEHPQKTPIYGYQLPTWWRKPN from the coding sequence ATGGGCCGCGTTCTTGTCGGGCTGATCACCGCGATATCATTTGTCTTCTTCTCACTCCAGCCGGCCGTTTCGGAACCGAAGCATGGCATCGCGATGCAGGGCGAGCCGGCGCTGCCGCCCGACTACCAGCATTTCGACTACGTCAATCCCGACGCGCCGAAGGGTGGCAACATCACCTATTGCGTGGTCGGCAGCTTTGACAATCTGAACCCGTTTATCCTGAAAAGCCTGCGCACCACGGCACGCGGCATGATGGATACGATTTTCGGCAACCTCGTCTTCGAGCCGCTGATGCAGCGCAACGCCGACGAGCCGTTTGCCCTCTACGGCCTGCTCGCCGACACCGCCGACATGGACCCGGAACGCAAGACGATCGAATTCCACCTCGATCCCAAGGCGAAGTGGTCGGATGGCCAGCCGGTTACTCCCGAGGATGTGCTGTTCACCTACGAGGTCTATACGGACAAAGGTCGCCCACCCTATAGCGAACGCATGGCCAGGGTCGCCAAGCTGGAAAAGACCGGCGATCACAGCGTGCGCTTCACCTTCAACGACAAGGCCGATCGCGAGTTTCCGCTGATCATCGCGCTGACGCCGATCATTCCCAAGCACGCTTTCGACAAGGATACGTTCGACAAGACGACACTGAAGCCGTTGATCGGCAGCGGGGCCTATACCATCGCCCAAGTGTCGCCCGGCCAGCGCATCGTCTTCAAGCGCAACCCCGACTATTGGGGCAAGGATATCCCGTCTAAGCGCGGCTTCGACAATTACGACCAGATCACCATCGAGTATTTTCTCAATGCCAATGCCAAGCTCGAGGCGTTCAAGAAGGGCATCTGCGCCGTCAATGACGATAGCGACCCGGTCAAGCGCGAGCGCGATCTCGATTTCCCGGCGTTCCACAAGGGTGAGGTGATCGCCGAAACCTTCGATACCGGCATACCGCCGGTGGTCACCGGGTTCTTGTTCAACACCAGGCTGCAGAAATTCTCCAATCCCGTCGTTCGACGCGCGCTCGGCATGCTCTACGATTTCGAATGGGCAAATAAAAACCTGTTCGGCGGCAAATACACGCGCACGATGAGCTATTGGCAGAACTCCGAACTCTCGGCGCTCGGCCATCCCGCGGACGAGCGGGAAAAGGCGCTGCTGGCGCCCTACCCCGGCCGCGTCCCGCCTGATGTCATGGACGGTACATACCGCCCGCCGGTCACCGATGGGTCCGGCCAGGATCGCAAGATTTTGAAGACCGCCTTCGATCTGCTGAAGAGTGTCGGCTACAGGGTTCAGAACGGCGTGATGCTGGATCCCCAGGGGCAGCCTTTCGGCTTTGAGATCCTGACCTCGTCGCAGGACGAGGAACGCCTGGCCGGCATTTATCAGCGCACGCTGGAGAAGATAGGCATCAACGTCACCATTCGCAGTCTCGACGGCGACCAGATCCAGTCCCGCAAGCAACGCTTCGATTTCGAGGTTCTGGTTGGTGCGAGCGGGTTCAACAATTCGCTTTCGCCCGGCATCGAGCAGATCGGGCGCTGGGGATCTTCGGCGGCCAGGGCCGAGGGTTCGTTCAACCTTGCCGGTGTTGCCGATCCGGCCGTGGACGCGGCGATCGAAGCGATGCTCAGGGCCCGCGAGAAGCCGGACTATGTCGCTGCCGTCCGCGTTCTCGACCGGTTGTTGATCTCCGGAAATTACATGGTGCCGATGCAATACAACACGCAGCAATGGATTGCGTATTGGAACTATCTGGAACACCCGCAAAAGACGCCCATATACGGCTATCAATTGCCGACCTGGTGGCGCAAGCCGAACTGA
- the mgtE gene encoding magnesium transporter → MNEFSTVADDDAVAIARILANDHVADVVEALNRESRETASELLSEVPFERAVDIFDQPELDGAPELIEALPRAKAGKLLAAMSVDRAADILREMEEPARSELISGLAPPLRATLLAILGYPEGSAASLMTTEFVSVPSDWTVGRTLDYIRKVERTRETVYAIYITDPETHVLLRSTGLRRLITGEPDDLITTVAPDRTPVTVSPLADSEKVAQLISKYDLLAVPVVEGGKILGIVTVDDIIDTMIEETTEDVHRFGGMEALDEPYMKMSFLAMIQKRGGWLCALFISEMLTANAMQAYEAELERAIVLTLFIPLIMSSGGNSGSQATSLVIRALALREIGLGDWWRVALRELPTGLVLGSMLGVVGICRIALWQYMGFYDYGPHWPLVAATVGTALVGIVTFGSLSGSMLPFALKRIGFDPASASAPFVATLVDVTGLVIYFSVALVILRGTLL, encoded by the coding sequence ATGAATGAATTTTCCACCGTAGCGGACGACGATGCCGTGGCGATCGCCCGCATCCTTGCGAACGATCATGTCGCCGATGTCGTCGAGGCTCTCAACCGGGAATCGCGTGAAACGGCATCCGAGCTCCTCAGCGAAGTGCCGTTCGAGCGGGCGGTCGACATATTCGACCAGCCCGAGTTGGACGGAGCGCCTGAACTCATCGAGGCGCTGCCTCGTGCCAAGGCCGGCAAGCTGCTCGCCGCCATGTCTGTCGACCGTGCCGCCGACATACTGCGCGAGATGGAGGAGCCCGCACGTTCCGAACTGATCAGCGGGCTTGCGCCGCCGCTTCGCGCCACGCTGCTCGCCATTCTCGGCTATCCTGAAGGCAGTGCCGCCTCACTGATGACCACCGAGTTCGTCAGCGTGCCATCAGACTGGACCGTGGGCCGGACACTGGACTACATCCGCAAGGTGGAACGGACGCGCGAGACCGTCTACGCGATCTACATTACCGATCCCGAGACGCATGTCCTGCTGCGTTCGACCGGCCTGCGCCGGCTCATCACGGGCGAGCCGGACGATCTGATCACAACGGTCGCCCCGGACCGCACGCCGGTGACAGTTTCGCCGCTGGCCGACAGCGAAAAGGTGGCCCAGCTCATCTCCAAATATGACCTTCTGGCCGTCCCCGTTGTAGAAGGCGGCAAGATCCTCGGCATCGTCACCGTCGACGACATCATCGATACCATGATCGAGGAGACGACGGAGGACGTGCATCGTTTCGGCGGCATGGAAGCTCTGGACGAGCCCTACATGAAGATGAGTTTTCTCGCCATGATCCAGAAGCGTGGCGGCTGGCTCTGCGCGCTCTTCATCAGCGAGATGCTAACCGCCAACGCGATGCAAGCCTACGAAGCCGAGCTGGAAAGGGCCATAGTGCTGACCTTGTTCATTCCGCTGATCATGAGCTCGGGCGGTAATTCCGGCTCGCAGGCGACATCGCTCGTCATCCGGGCACTGGCCCTGCGTGAGATCGGGCTCGGCGACTGGTGGCGGGTGGCGCTGCGCGAACTGCCGACGGGGCTTGTGCTCGGATCGATGCTTGGCGTGGTTGGTATCTGTCGGATAGCGCTCTGGCAGTATATGGGCTTTTACGACTACGGTCCGCACTGGCCGCTGGTCGCGGCGACGGTTGGCACGGCCCTTGTCGGCATCGTTACCTTCGGCTCGCTGTCGGGATCGATGCTGCCGTTCGCCCTGAAACGGATCGGCTTTGATCCAGCCAGCGCATCGGCGCCGTTCGTCGCCACTCTGGTCGACGTCACCGGACTGGTGATCTATTTTTCAGTGGCGCTGGTGATCCTGCGCGGAACGCTGCTGTAG